A single genomic interval of Desulfolucanica intricata harbors:
- a CDS encoding selenium metabolism-associated LysR family transcriptional regulator, with translation MNTKQLEAFLLVAQHKSFTKAANQLMMTQPAVSFQIKSLEEELQITLFERSEKKVLLTEAGRLLYPVAVQMVRQYHKIRASLDDLRDLKTGHLQLGANLLAGEVLLPRLIGAFREHYPGVSVSLRVGGSSLVQHWLKEREVDLGILSISMQTEGIEGRPWLQDHLVLITPPWHSWNGVEISMSDLYREPLIVRESGSGTRQVIEQQLSEHNISLEQFPGILELGSTQSVINAVNAGLGIGMVSAWAAREPLEAGKIGKFTVPGLKFEYNLYLAWNRNNAEGLAVSAFISFLTDKEITTRFLG, from the coding sequence ATGAATACAAAACAACTGGAAGCTTTTCTTTTAGTGGCTCAGCATAAAAGTTTTACCAAAGCGGCTAACCAATTAATGATGACCCAGCCGGCAGTGAGCTTTCAAATTAAATCCTTAGAAGAAGAACTACAAATTACTTTGTTTGAACGCAGTGAAAAAAAGGTACTGCTTACCGAGGCGGGAAGATTGTTATACCCGGTAGCCGTGCAAATGGTTCGCCAGTATCATAAAATCCGGGCCAGCCTGGATGATTTAAGGGATCTTAAAACCGGTCATTTACAGCTGGGAGCCAACTTATTAGCCGGGGAAGTTTTGTTACCCAGGTTAATTGGGGCTTTTCGGGAGCACTATCCCGGAGTTAGTGTCAGTTTGCGGGTAGGGGGCAGCTCTCTGGTGCAGCACTGGCTTAAAGAGCGGGAAGTAGATTTAGGTATTCTAAGTATTTCGATGCAAACTGAAGGGATAGAAGGGAGGCCCTGGCTGCAGGATCATTTAGTGCTAATAACACCTCCCTGGCACTCTTGGAACGGCGTGGAGATATCTATGTCTGATTTATACAGAGAACCATTAATTGTTCGGGAAAGCGGTTCCGGCACCCGTCAGGTGATAGAGCAGCAGTTATCCGAGCACAATATATCCTTGGAACAGTTTCCGGGGATTCTTGAGCTGGGCAGCACCCAGTCTGTAATCAATGCTGTAAATGCGGGTCTGGGGATAGGTATGGTATCGGCCTGGGCGGCCCGTGAGCCCCTGGAGGCAGGTAAGATTGGTAAGTTCACTGTACCCGGTTTGAAATTTGAATATAATTTATATTTAGCCTGGAACCGGAACAATGCAGAAGGTCTGGCTGTCAGTGCATTCATAAGCTTTTTGACCGATAAGGAAATTACCACGCGGTTTTTGGGATAA